In Nocardia sputorum, a single genomic region encodes these proteins:
- a CDS encoding DUF2252 domain-containing protein — protein MSDSGIDLRSYVPAEEILARGRALRQRVPVIVRDREATSVRRPGVLDFVAASNAGRLPHLIPLRIGRMIASPFTFYRGAAGLMAADLAGGPDSGLTAQLCGDAHAANFGLYGTARGEIIMDINDFDETVPGPWEWDLERLAAGLVLAGREAGADEDECRTAARDAARSYRLAVDELAAMPFMASWCALPDESVIARAKADALLDDFKKAAKKARKNTSAKVVAKWTEHLEDHQTGIRKHRFVSDPPILTAVDEHVAEAVIGGLERYAGTLPESRRTLLTRFAVSDVAFRIVGTGSVGLHSYLALLHGNDGEALVLQVKQAAPAALAPFLPAPTVRHEGERIVQGARLVQAESDILLGWTSLDPTGDGTELPFIVRQFRNMKGSIDPAELPADDLDDYGRLAGALLARAHSRSLDPRLLSGYLGGDERFDAAVAAFAVRYADRTEADHAELVEAVRAGRIEAADSE, from the coding sequence GTGTCAGACAGTGGTATCGACCTGCGCTCCTACGTGCCGGCGGAGGAGATCCTGGCCCGCGGACGGGCCTTGCGTCAGCGGGTTCCGGTCATCGTCAGGGACCGGGAGGCCACGAGCGTGCGGCGCCCCGGGGTGCTCGACTTCGTCGCGGCGAGCAACGCAGGCCGGCTACCGCACCTGATCCCGCTGCGGATCGGGCGGATGATCGCCTCGCCGTTCACCTTCTACCGGGGCGCGGCGGGTCTCATGGCGGCCGATCTGGCCGGTGGCCCGGACAGTGGGCTCACCGCCCAGCTGTGTGGTGACGCGCACGCGGCGAACTTCGGCCTGTACGGCACCGCACGCGGCGAGATCATCATGGACATCAACGATTTCGACGAGACCGTGCCCGGCCCGTGGGAGTGGGATCTGGAGCGCCTCGCGGCCGGCCTGGTGCTGGCCGGGCGCGAGGCGGGCGCCGACGAGGACGAATGCCGCACCGCGGCGCGCGACGCCGCCCGCTCCTACCGCCTCGCCGTGGACGAACTGGCCGCGATGCCGTTCATGGCGTCCTGGTGCGCGCTGCCCGACGAGTCGGTGATCGCCCGCGCCAAGGCCGACGCCCTGCTCGACGACTTCAAGAAGGCCGCCAAGAAGGCGCGCAAGAACACCAGCGCCAAAGTGGTCGCCAAGTGGACCGAGCACCTCGAGGATCACCAGACCGGAATCCGCAAGCACCGCTTCGTCAGCGATCCCCCGATTCTCACCGCGGTGGACGAGCACGTCGCGGAAGCGGTGATCGGCGGGCTCGAGCGCTACGCGGGCACCCTGCCCGAGTCGCGGCGCACCCTGCTGACTCGATTCGCGGTGTCCGACGTCGCCTTCCGGATCGTCGGGACCGGCAGCGTCGGCCTGCACAGCTACCTCGCGCTGCTGCACGGCAACGACGGCGAGGCACTGGTCCTGCAGGTGAAGCAGGCCGCCCCGGCGGCGCTCGCCCCGTTCCTGCCCGCCCCCACCGTGCGGCACGAGGGTGAGCGAATCGTGCAGGGCGCCAGGCTGGTCCAGGCCGAGTCGGACATCCTGCTGGGCTGGACCTCCCTCGATCCGACCGGCGACGGCACCGAACTGCCGTTCATCGTCCGGCAATTCCGCAATATGAAGGGCAGCATCGATCCCGCCGAACTACCCGCCGACGATCTCGACGACTACGGACGGCTGGCCGGCGCACTGCTGGCCCGGGCCCACTCCCGTTCGCTGGATCCGCGGCTGCTCTCGGGATACCTGGGCGGCGACGAGCGCTTCGACGCCGCGGTGGCCGCGTTCGCGGTGCGCTACGCCGACCGCACCGAGGCCGACCATGCCGAACTGGTCGAGGCGGTGCGGGCGGGCCGGATCGAAGCCGCGGACTCGGAGTAG
- a CDS encoding bifunctional nuclease family protein, with translation MSEMRVIGIRVEQPQNQPVLLLREVAGDRYLPIWIGQAEATAIVLEQEGVTPIRPLTHDLIKILITELGHTLKEVRIVDLQEGTFYADLVFENDLRISARPSDSVAIALRVGCPIHAEESVLEEAGLVMPDEREDEVEKFKEFLESVSPDDFKATDS, from the coding sequence ATGAGCGAAATGCGCGTGATCGGCATCCGTGTCGAGCAGCCACAGAACCAGCCCGTGCTGTTGCTCCGGGAAGTGGCGGGTGACCGGTATCTGCCGATCTGGATCGGGCAGGCCGAGGCGACGGCGATCGTGCTGGAACAGGAGGGGGTGACCCCGATCCGCCCGCTGACGCACGACTTGATCAAGATCCTGATCACCGAGCTGGGGCACACCCTCAAGGAGGTGCGGATCGTGGATCTGCAGGAGGGCACCTTCTACGCCGATCTCGTCTTCGAGAACGATCTGCGGATTTCGGCGCGGCCGTCGGATTCGGTTGCGATTGCCTTGCGGGTGGGTTGCCCGATCCATGCCGAGGAGTCGGTGCTCGAGGAAGCCGGCCTCGTGATGCCGGATGAGCGCGAGGACGAGGTGGAGAAGTTCAAGGAGTTTCTCGAGTCGGTGTCCCCCGACGACTTCAAGGCGACCGATAGCTGA
- a CDS encoding GMC oxidoreductase codes for MSAFDYDVVVIGSGFGGSVSALRLTEKGYRVGVLEAGRRWRPEDIPRTNWNVRKSIWAPRLGLTGPQRISLLGKCAVFSGAGVGGGSLIYGNTLYEPLPNFYTDRQWAHITDWRAELAPYYDQAKRMLGVAPNPRTTPADEVIREIAEDLGVADTYHPTEVGVFFNESDPGTEVDDPYFGGAGPRRTGCVHCARCFTGCPHNAKNTTTTNYLHLAEQAGAQVHPLTTATAVRPLPGGGYAVDTQRPDRWIRKQSRTFTAEQVVFAGAALGTQKLLHKMRDDGALPHLSPRLGELTRSNSEAILNVVSRARRDFAEGIAITSSIHPEPDTHVEVCHYGKGQNALFPMSVPIVDGGAFRFLRFLLAIVLHPLVFLRSLDARHASEKSVILLIMQSLDNSLTSYRRRGRLRTRQGTGEPNPTWIPLAHDIGRRFGAKVDGDTHGLIMDVFDIPATAHYIGGCVIGDSPQTGVVDPYQRVYGHPGLHVADGSAVTANLGVNPSLTITAQAERAMAFWPNRGEPDPRPEPGSPYRRIAPVAPAHPTVPAAAPGALRLPIEPAPPRIPAQ; via the coding sequence ATGTCCGCATTCGACTACGACGTGGTGGTGATCGGTTCCGGCTTCGGCGGCAGCGTCAGCGCCCTGCGGCTCACCGAGAAGGGTTACCGGGTCGGCGTGCTCGAGGCAGGCCGCCGATGGCGCCCCGAGGACATCCCGCGCACCAATTGGAATGTGCGCAAATCGATCTGGGCTCCACGCCTCGGCCTGACCGGGCCGCAGCGGATCAGCCTGCTCGGCAAGTGCGCCGTGTTCTCCGGCGCCGGCGTCGGCGGCGGCTCGCTGATCTACGGGAACACGCTCTACGAACCGCTGCCGAACTTCTACACCGATCGGCAGTGGGCCCACATCACCGACTGGCGCGCGGAGCTGGCGCCGTACTACGACCAGGCCAAGCGGATGCTCGGTGTCGCGCCGAATCCGCGCACGACCCCGGCCGACGAGGTGATCCGGGAGATCGCCGAGGACCTGGGCGTGGCCGACACCTACCACCCGACCGAGGTCGGCGTGTTCTTCAACGAGAGTGATCCCGGCACGGAAGTCGACGACCCGTACTTCGGCGGCGCGGGCCCGCGCCGCACCGGCTGCGTGCACTGCGCGCGCTGCTTCACCGGCTGCCCGCACAACGCCAAGAACACCACCACCACGAACTATCTCCACCTGGCCGAGCAGGCGGGTGCGCAGGTGCACCCGCTGACCACCGCCACCGCCGTGCGGCCGCTGCCCGGCGGCGGGTACGCCGTGGACACCCAGCGGCCGGATCGCTGGATCCGCAAGCAGAGCAGAACCTTCACCGCCGAGCAGGTGGTGTTCGCCGGGGCCGCGCTGGGCACCCAGAAGCTGCTGCACAAGATGCGGGACGACGGTGCGCTGCCGCACTTGTCGCCCCGGCTCGGCGAACTGACCCGGAGCAACTCCGAGGCCATCTTGAACGTGGTCAGCCGCGCCCGCCGTGATTTCGCCGAGGGCATCGCGATCACCTCCTCGATCCACCCGGAGCCGGACACCCACGTCGAGGTGTGTCACTACGGCAAGGGCCAGAACGCCCTGTTCCCGATGTCGGTGCCCATCGTGGACGGCGGCGCGTTCCGCTTCCTGCGGTTCCTGCTGGCGATCGTGCTGCACCCCCTGGTGTTCCTGCGCAGTCTCGACGCGCGGCACGCCTCGGAGAAGTCGGTCATCCTGCTGATCATGCAGTCGCTGGACAACTCGCTGACTTCGTACCGCCGGCGCGGGCGGCTGCGCACCAGGCAGGGCACCGGCGAGCCGAACCCGACCTGGATCCCGCTGGCCCACGACATCGGCCGGCGCTTCGGCGCGAAGGTCGACGGCGACACCCACGGGCTGATCATGGACGTGTTCGACATTCCAGCCACCGCCCACTACATCGGCGGCTGCGTGATCGGCGACAGCCCGCAGACCGGCGTGGTCGACCCGTACCAGCGGGTCTACGGCCATCCCGGCCTGCATGTGGCGGACGGCTCGGCGGTGACCGCCAATCTCGGCGTGAACCCGTCGCTGACGATCACCGCGCAGGCCGAGCGCGCGATGGCGTTCTGGCCCAACCGCGGCGAACCCGATCCCAGGCCGGAACCGGGGTCGCCCTACCGGCGCATCGCTCCGGTGGCCCCGGCGCATCCCACGGTGCCCGCGGCGGCGCCGGGCGCGCTGCGCCTGCCGATCGAGCCGGCGCCGCCCCGCATTCCCGCGCAGTGA
- a CDS encoding CDP-alcohol phosphatidyltransferase family protein, whose translation MTTDSGTAQPEESAADGAGRGVFADRVLTVPNVLSVLRLLGVPLFLWLLLIQRADGWAFALLVASGVTDFLDGKLARLLDQSSRLGALLDPFVDRLYLVTTLAAFVIRGLMPWWVAALLVVRDLVLTATLSVYKRRELPPPEVIYLGKAATFALMSALPWLLAGQMDWAAAGFGRAFGGALLIWGTAVYLWTGVLYTGRAIAIARAIPAVGHRTA comes from the coding sequence GTGACAACCGACTCGGGCACAGCGCAACCGGAGGAGAGCGCCGCCGACGGCGCGGGGCGAGGCGTGTTCGCCGACCGCGTCCTGACCGTGCCGAACGTGCTCAGCGTGCTGCGGCTGCTCGGCGTTCCGCTGTTCCTGTGGTTGCTGCTGATCCAGCGGGCCGATGGCTGGGCGTTCGCCCTACTGGTCGCCAGCGGCGTCACCGACTTCCTGGACGGCAAGCTCGCCCGGCTGCTCGACCAGTCCTCGCGGCTGGGGGCGCTGCTGGATCCGTTCGTGGACCGGCTGTATCTGGTCACCACGCTGGCGGCCTTCGTGATCCGTGGCCTGATGCCGTGGTGGGTGGCGGCGCTGCTGGTCGTCCGCGACCTCGTGCTCACCGCCACGCTCTCGGTGTACAAACGCCGCGAACTGCCCCCGCCGGAGGTGATCTATCTGGGCAAGGCGGCCACTTTCGCGCTGATGTCCGCGCTGCCCTGGCTGCTGGCCGGGCAGATGGATTGGGCGGCCGCCGGTTTCGGGCGGGCTTTCGGCGGGGCACTGCTGATCTGGGGCACCGCGGTCTATCTCTGGACCGGCGTGCTCTATACCGGCAGAGCCATCGCGATCGCAAGAGCGATACCGGCTGTGGGGCACCGGACGGCGTAG
- a CDS encoding M14 family zinc carboxypeptidase has product MQAGDITGLVGPIGRIDAFPTVDELDAFADALAAGHPDRVSITELGRSRGGGPIREVTVGSGDRHILVFGNPHPNEPIGMATIRHLLGRMAADESVTVGATWHFLLCVDPDGTRLNEGWFPGPHTRTRVARGFYRPPAVEQPEWCFPTEWHGRRVGVPLPETEAMMSLIDRTRPALIASLHNAEFGGGFFYTSGGDPGYWSALTARLSAADVPIYQGEPDAPGARTLAPGVFELPRFEAMADLLAAQGLDAVTALGGGGCRDYAARYGTAILVCELPLWVDARIGDGSAGDRVLGDLLDATAADYRAMAEVASEVLARVEGELSGRSPFERSVRALVAGLPGLAVSRQTVPERDRIATRGEIFVGQYDWTAMLRLRLGGMLLRLLEDEYARGAAPVLAAERDRFAAIFEQWCADVEQNAPGVAVPLARLVGIQAESIMLAATRLRAGLAI; this is encoded by the coding sequence GTGCAGGCAGGCGACATCACCGGATTGGTCGGGCCGATCGGCCGGATCGACGCGTTTCCGACCGTCGACGAACTCGACGCGTTCGCTGACGCGCTCGCCGCGGGTCATCCCGACCGGGTCTCGATCACCGAACTCGGCCGGTCTCGTGGCGGCGGTCCGATCCGCGAGGTGACCGTCGGATCGGGCGACCGCCACATCCTGGTCTTCGGCAATCCGCACCCGAACGAGCCCATCGGCATGGCCACCATTCGCCACCTGCTGGGCCGGATGGCCGCCGACGAATCGGTGACCGTGGGCGCCACGTGGCATTTCCTGCTGTGCGTCGACCCGGACGGAACGCGGTTGAACGAGGGCTGGTTTCCCGGGCCGCACACCAGGACCCGCGTCGCGCGCGGCTTCTACCGGCCGCCCGCCGTCGAACAGCCCGAATGGTGCTTCCCGACCGAGTGGCACGGCCGGCGCGTCGGGGTGCCGCTTCCCGAGACCGAGGCGATGATGTCGCTGATCGATCGGACCCGGCCGGCGTTGATCGCCTCGCTGCACAACGCGGAATTCGGCGGTGGTTTCTTCTATACCTCCGGCGGCGACCCCGGGTACTGGTCCGCGCTGACGGCCCGCCTCTCCGCCGCCGATGTGCCGATCTACCAGGGCGAACCCGATGCGCCGGGCGCCAGGACACTGGCCCCCGGCGTCTTCGAACTGCCGCGCTTCGAGGCGATGGCCGATCTGCTCGCGGCCCAGGGCCTGGACGCGGTCACCGCGCTGGGCGGGGGCGGCTGCCGGGACTACGCGGCGCGCTACGGCACGGCGATCCTGGTGTGCGAACTGCCGCTGTGGGTCGACGCGCGGATCGGCGACGGTTCGGCGGGCGACCGCGTGCTGGGCGACCTGCTCGACGCCACGGCCGCCGATTATCGAGCCATGGCCGAGGTCGCCTCGGAGGTGCTCGCCCGCGTCGAGGGCGAGTTGAGCGGCCGCAGCCCGTTCGAGCGGTCGGTGCGCGCGCTGGTCGCCGGGCTGCCGGGTCTCGCGGTGAGCAGACAGACTGTGCCGGAACGGGATCGGATCGCGACCAGGGGCGAGATCTTCGTCGGGCAGTACGACTGGACCGCGATGCTGCGTCTGCGGCTGGGCGGCATGCTGCTGCGCCTGCTGGAGGACGAATACGCGCGCGGCGCGGCGCCGGTGCTGGCAGCCGAACGGGACCGGTTCGCCGCGATCTTCGAGCAATGGTGCGCGGACGTGGAGCAGAACGCACCAGGTGTCGCGGTGCCGCTGGCTCGTCTGGTGGGCATTCAAGCGGAGTCGATCATGCTGGCCGCGACGAGGCTGCGGGCGGGGTTGGCGATCTGA
- the ftsR gene encoding transcriptional regulator FtsR, producing the protein MSIGSVLDLLRPDFPDVTISKIRFLEAEGLIRPERTPSGYRRFSVADVERLRFVLTAQRDQYLPLKVIKEQLEAIDSGAATLGVREARARAHSVRSGAPDSGRGTPEAGPAAPDSDRGVRPVAAPRRLGVVPSEISPDDLRFDHEIRITRADLLDQAGIEEKFLNDLIRAGLITPGPAGYFDADAVTLAKTARAMAEFGLEARHLRAFKLAADREAALVAQIVAPIAKSRDADARARAEETVRELAALSLTLHTCLVKSSVRGSLGG; encoded by the coding sequence ATGTCGATCGGCTCCGTGCTCGACCTGCTGCGCCCCGACTTTCCCGACGTCACCATCTCCAAGATCCGCTTCCTGGAAGCGGAGGGCCTGATCCGGCCGGAGCGGACGCCTTCGGGCTACCGCAGGTTCTCCGTGGCCGATGTGGAACGGCTGCGCTTCGTACTGACCGCGCAACGCGATCAGTACCTGCCGTTGAAGGTGATCAAGGAACAGCTCGAGGCAATCGACAGCGGTGCGGCGACGCTCGGCGTGCGGGAAGCCCGCGCCCGAGCGCATTCCGTCCGGTCCGGGGCGCCGGATTCCGGGCGCGGCACGCCGGAGGCCGGACCGGCCGCACCGGATTCCGATCGTGGCGTGCGCCCGGTGGCCGCGCCTCGCCGGCTCGGCGTCGTGCCGAGCGAGATCTCCCCGGATGATCTGCGGTTCGATCACGAAATCCGGATCACCCGGGCCGATCTGCTCGATCAGGCCGGGATCGAGGAGAAGTTCCTCAACGACCTCATCCGGGCCGGCCTGATCACGCCCGGTCCGGCGGGGTACTTCGACGCGGACGCGGTCACGCTGGCCAAGACCGCCCGGGCGATGGCCGAATTCGGTTTGGAGGCACGGCATCTGCGTGCGTTCAAGCTGGCCGCCGACCGGGAGGCCGCGCTCGTGGCGCAGATCGTCGCTCCGATCGCGAAGAGCCGGGACGCGGATGCGCGCGCCCGTGCCGAGGAGACGGTGCGCGAACTGGCCGCGCTGTCGCTGACCTTGCACACCTGTCTGGTGAAGTCCTCGGTCCGGGGCTCGCTCGGGGGCTGA
- the gcvH gene encoding glycine cleavage system protein GcvH gives MTQTPDDLRYTEEHEWVRRIAPTRVRVGITDYAQSQLGDVVFVQLPEADADVAAADSIAEVESTKSVSDIYAPLSAKVVAVNDLLNSEPETLNTDPYGDGWLFELEVADAASLDVTLGELLDAAGYQGVIGG, from the coding sequence GTGACCCAGACCCCCGACGATCTGCGCTACACCGAGGAGCACGAGTGGGTACGCCGGATCGCACCGACCCGGGTGCGGGTGGGCATCACCGACTACGCCCAGTCTCAACTCGGTGACGTTGTGTTCGTGCAGCTGCCCGAGGCGGACGCGGACGTGGCCGCCGCGGACAGTATCGCGGAGGTCGAGTCGACCAAGAGCGTGTCCGACATCTACGCCCCGCTGAGCGCGAAAGTCGTTGCGGTGAACGACTTGCTGAACTCGGAGCCGGAGACGTTGAACACCGATCCCTACGGTGACGGGTGGCTGTTCGAGTTGGAGGTGGCTGACGCGGCGAGTCTCGACGTGACACTCGGTGAACTGCTGGATGCCGCAGGTTATCAAGGAGTTATCGGGGGCTGA
- the odhI gene encoding oxoglutarate dehydrogenase inhibitor Odhl, producing the protein MSENKDPGYGETAAETTSVFRADFLNEVDASRSGEPTGEQPVQGVEGLPVGAALLVVKRGPNAGSRFLLDQPTTSAGRHPDSDIFLDDVTVSRRHAEFRQDDDSFQVVDVGSLNGTYVNREPVDSSELQNGDEVQIGKFRLVFLTGPRAQVTDSSAGAGSL; encoded by the coding sequence GTGAGCGAGAACAAAGACCCGGGTTACGGGGAGACCGCGGCCGAGACGACGTCGGTCTTCCGCGCGGATTTCCTGAACGAGGTCGACGCGTCGCGCTCCGGAGAGCCGACCGGCGAGCAGCCGGTCCAAGGGGTCGAGGGTCTGCCCGTTGGCGCGGCCCTCCTGGTCGTCAAGCGCGGCCCGAACGCGGGCTCGCGGTTCCTGCTGGATCAGCCGACCACGTCGGCGGGGCGCCACCCCGACAGTGACATCTTTCTCGACGACGTCACCGTCAGCCGTCGGCACGCCGAGTTCCGTCAGGACGACGATTCGTTCCAGGTCGTCGATGTGGGCAGCCTGAACGGCACGTATGTGAACCGGGAGCCGGTGGACTCCTCGGAACTGCAGAACGGTGACGAGGTCCAGATCGGCAAGTTCCGGCTGGTGTTCCTCACCGGGCCGCGCGCCCAGGTGACCGACTCGTCGGCGGGCGCGGGGAGTCTATGA
- a CDS encoding MerR family transcriptional regulator codes for MAEQSQDVVQPGLFPDDSVPDDLVGYRVPSACQVAGITYRQLDYWARTGLVVPSIRSAAGSGSQRLYSFKDILVLKIVKRLLDAGISLQNIRIAVDHLRSRGVQDLAGITLFSDGTSVYECTSAEEVVDLLQGGQGVFGIAVSGAMRELTGAIANFPAERASAITERPEDELSFRRKARMNRKTG; via the coding sequence GTGGCAGAGCAATCGCAGGATGTGGTACAGCCAGGCCTGTTCCCCGACGATTCGGTACCTGACGATCTGGTCGGCTATCGCGTTCCCAGTGCGTGCCAGGTGGCCGGAATCACCTACCGGCAGCTCGATTACTGGGCGCGCACCGGTCTGGTGGTGCCCTCCATCCGGAGCGCCGCGGGTTCGGGGAGTCAGCGGCTGTACTCGTTCAAGGACATCCTGGTCCTGAAGATCGTCAAGCGGTTGCTCGACGCGGGCATCTCGCTGCAGAACATCCGGATCGCGGTCGATCATCTGCGCAGCCGCGGCGTCCAGGATCTCGCGGGCATCACCCTGTTCTCCGACGGCACCTCGGTCTACGAGTGCACCTCGGCCGAGGAGGTCGTCGATTTACTGCAGGGCGGGCAGGGAGTCTTCGGAATCGCGGTCAGCGGCGCCATGCGCGAACTGACGGGCGCCATCGCCAATTTCCCCGCGGAGCGCGCGTCGGCGATCACCGAACGCCCGGAGGACGAGCTGTCGTTCCGTCGGAAGGCGCGGATGAACCGCAAGACGGGCTAG
- the gcvP gene encoding aminomethyl-transferring glycine dehydrogenase — MTRSFADRHIGPDREELARILDVVGVASLDDLAAAALPASILDGTGLAGLPAAGSEHEVLAELAELAHSNTVATSMIGLGYYDTLTPPVLVRNLLENPAWYTAYTPYQPEISQGRLEALLNFQTMVSELTGMDVANASMLDEATAAAEAMTLLRRASKAKSRRLLIDTDLFPQTRTVLYTRAEPLDLEIVEADLSTGELPDGEFFGVLAQTPGASGRVLDRTGLIAAAHERGALVAIGADLLAMTLITPPGEQGADVCFGTTQRFGVPLGFGGPHAGYLAVRQAQARQLPGRLVGVSVDADGAVAYRLALQTREQHIRREKATSNICTAQVLLAIVAAMYASYHGAGGLRAIARRVHGHAAAIAAGLDGAVVHDSFFDTVLAHVPGGAEAVVAKAKSRGINLRLVDADHVGIACDEATTEAHVAAVLESFGTAVSTESGASAPVAAIENRTSEFLNHPAFTKYRTETAMLRYLRALSDKDIALDRSMIPLGSCTMKLNAAAEMEAITWPGFARVHPYAPVEDAPGLLKVIADLERWLSDITGYDSVSLQPNAGSQGEYAGLLAIRRYHLDRGDTHRDTCLIPSSAHGTNAASAAMAGLRVEVVKCRANGDVDLDDLRAKIADHADRLACIMITYPSTHGVYEHEVAELCALVHDAGGQVYVDGANLNALVGLARPGRFGGDVSHLNLHKTFCIPHGGGGPGVGPVAVRAHLARYLPGDPLEAGSHAVSAAKYGSASILPITWAYIRMMGADGLRRATLSAIASANYIARRLDEYFPVLYTGEHGMVAHECILDLREITKQTGVTVDDVAKRLADYGFHAPTMSFPVAGTLMVEPTESENLAELDDFIEAMIAIRAEIDQVAAGVWPVTDNPLRGAPHTAASLVGEWEHPYSREVAVYPRGLAHARAKVWPPVRRIDGAYGDRNLVCACPPLEAYAG; from the coding sequence GTGACTCGCTCATTCGCCGACCGCCATATCGGACCCGACCGGGAGGAACTGGCCCGGATCCTGGACGTCGTCGGCGTGGCGTCGCTGGACGACCTGGCCGCGGCGGCGCTGCCCGCGAGCATCTTGGACGGTACGGGCCTGGCCGGGCTGCCCGCGGCGGGTTCGGAGCACGAGGTGCTCGCCGAACTCGCGGAACTGGCGCACTCCAACACCGTGGCCACCTCGATGATCGGGCTCGGCTACTACGACACGCTGACCCCGCCGGTGCTGGTGCGCAACCTGCTGGAGAATCCCGCCTGGTACACCGCATACACGCCGTATCAGCCCGAGATCAGCCAGGGCAGGCTCGAGGCGCTGCTGAACTTCCAGACGATGGTGTCGGAGCTGACCGGCATGGACGTCGCCAACGCGTCCATGCTGGACGAGGCCACCGCCGCCGCCGAGGCGATGACGCTGCTGCGTCGGGCGAGCAAGGCGAAGTCCCGGCGACTGCTGATCGACACGGATCTGTTCCCGCAGACCAGAACGGTGCTCTACACCCGGGCCGAGCCGCTCGACCTGGAGATCGTGGAGGCGGACCTGTCCACCGGCGAGTTGCCCGACGGCGAGTTCTTCGGTGTCCTGGCGCAGACGCCGGGAGCCTCCGGTCGCGTCCTGGACCGGACCGGTCTGATCGCGGCGGCGCACGAGCGCGGCGCGCTGGTGGCGATCGGCGCGGATCTGCTGGCCATGACCCTGATCACGCCGCCCGGTGAGCAGGGCGCCGACGTGTGCTTCGGCACCACCCAGCGCTTCGGCGTCCCGCTCGGCTTCGGCGGCCCGCACGCCGGATACCTCGCGGTGCGGCAGGCGCAGGCCCGCCAGCTGCCCGGCCGCTTGGTCGGCGTCTCGGTGGACGCGGACGGCGCGGTCGCCTACCGGCTGGCGCTGCAGACCCGCGAGCAGCACATCCGCCGGGAGAAGGCGACCTCCAACATCTGCACCGCGCAGGTGCTGCTGGCCATCGTGGCCGCGATGTACGCCTCCTACCACGGCGCCGGCGGATTGCGGGCGATCGCCCGCCGGGTGCATGGGCACGCCGCGGCGATCGCGGCCGGGCTGGACGGCGCGGTTGTGCACGACAGCTTCTTCGACACCGTGCTCGCGCATGTGCCAGGAGGCGCGGAAGCCGTTGTGGCCAAAGCCAAGTCGCGCGGCATCAATCTACGCCTGGTAGACGCCGACCACGTCGGCATCGCCTGCGACGAGGCGACCACCGAGGCGCATGTGGCGGCCGTGCTCGAGTCTTTCGGCACCGCGGTGTCGACCGAGTCCGGTGCGTCCGCGCCGGTCGCGGCGATCGAGAACCGCACCTCGGAGTTCCTGAACCACCCCGCGTTCACGAAGTACCGGACCGAGACGGCGATGCTGCGGTATCTGCGCGCGCTGTCGGACAAGGACATCGCGCTGGATCGCAGCATGATCCCGCTCGGCTCGTGCACCATGAAGCTCAACGCCGCCGCGGAGATGGAGGCCATCACCTGGCCGGGCTTCGCGCGCGTGCATCCCTACGCGCCGGTCGAGGACGCGCCCGGCCTGCTGAAGGTGATCGCCGACCTGGAACGCTGGCTGTCGGACATCACCGGGTACGACTCGGTGAGCCTGCAACCGAACGCGGGCAGCCAGGGCGAGTACGCCGGGCTGCTGGCCATCCGCCGCTATCACCTCGACCGCGGTGACACCCATCGCGACACCTGCCTGATCCCGTCCAGCGCGCACGGCACCAACGCGGCGTCGGCGGCCATGGCCGGGCTGCGCGTGGAGGTGGTCAAGTGCCGCGCCAACGGCGACGTCGATCTCGACGACCTGCGGGCCAAGATCGCCGATCACGCCGATCGGCTGGCCTGCATCATGATCACCTACCCGTCCACGCACGGCGTCTACGAGCACGAGGTGGCCGAGTTGTGCGCGCTGGTGCACGACGCGGGTGGCCAGGTCTACGTGGACGGCGCCAATCTGAACGCCTTGGTCGGCCTGGCCCGGCCGGGCCGGTTCGGCGGCGACGTGAGCCACTTGAACCTGCACAAGACCTTCTGCATCCCGCACGGCGGCGGCGGTCCCGGCGTCGGGCCGGTCGCGGTGCGTGCGCACCTGGCACGCTACCTGCCCGGCGATCCGCTGGAAGCGGGATCGCACGCGGTGTCGGCGGCGAAGTACGGCTCGGCCTCGATTCTGCCGATCACCTGGGCCTACATTCGCATGATGGGCGCCGACGGGTTGCGCCGCGCCACGCTGTCGGCGATCGCCTCGGCGAACTACATCGCGCGGCGGCTCGACGAGTACTTCCCGGTGCTCTACACCGGCGAGCACGGCATGGTGGCCCACGAGTGCATCCTGGACCTGCGCGAGATCACCAAGCAGACCGGCGTCACCGTCGACGATGTGGCGAAACGCCTCGCGGACTACGGATTCCACGCGCCGACCATGAGCTTCCCGGTCGCCGGAACCCTGATGGTCGAGCCCACCGAGAGCGAGAACCTCGCCGAGCTGGACGACTTCATCGAGGCGATGATCGCCATCCGCGCCGAGATCGACCAGGTCGCCGCGGGCGTGTGGCCGGTGACCGACAATCCGTTGCGCGGCGCGCCGCACACGGCGGCGTCGCTGGTGGGGGAGTGGGAGCACCCCTACAGCCGGGAAGTCGCCGTGTATCCGCGCGGGCTCGCGCATGCCCGGGCGAAGGTGTGGCCGCCGGTGCGCCGGATCGACGGCGCCTACGGCGACCGGAACCTCGTGTGCGCCTGCCCGCCGCTGGAGGCTTACGCGGGCTGA